One window of the Sparus aurata chromosome 7, fSpaAur1.1, whole genome shotgun sequence genome contains the following:
- the col2a1a gene encoding collagen, type II, alpha 1a isoform X3: protein MFSFVDSRTVLLLVASQVVLLSVVRCQEEDDQTIGARGQKGEPGEIADVVGPKGPPGPMGPPGEQGSRGEAGAKGDKGNAGPRGRDGEPGTPGNPGPPGPPGPPGLGGNFAAQMAGGFDEKAGGAQMGVMQGPMGPMGPRGPPGPSGAPGPQGFQGGPGEAGEPGAAGPIGPRGPPGPSGKPGSDGEAGKPGKAGERGPSGPQGARGFPGTPGLPGIKGHRGHPGLDGAKGENGAAGAKGESGASGENGAPGPMGPRGLPGERGRPGAAGSAGARGNDGLPGPAGPPGPVGPAGAPGFPGSPGAKGEAGPTGARGSEGAQGPRGEAGTPGSPGPAGASGNPGTDGIPGAKGSAGASGIAGAPGFPGPRGPPGPQGATGPLGPKGQSGDPGLPGFKGEAGPKGDLGPAGPQGAPGPAGEEGKRGARGEPGAAGPLGPPGERGAPGNRGFPGQDGLAGAKGVPGERGVPGAVGPKGAGGDPGRTGEAGLPGARGLTGRPGDAGPQGKVGPSGAAGEDGRPGPPGPQGARGQPGVMGFPGPKGANGEAGKPGEKGLVGRPGLRGLPGKDGETGSSGPSGPAGPAGERGEQGQPGPSGFQGLPGPPGSPGEAGKPGDQGVPGEGGVPGAVGARGERGFPGERGGAGAQGLQGPRGLPGTPGTDGPKGAIGPAGAAGPQGPPGLQGMPGERGTGGIPGAKGDRGDNGQKGPEGAPGKDGSRGLTGPIGPPGPSGPNGAKGETGPTGPTGATGVRGAPGDRGEGGPPGPAGFAGPPGADGQPGAKGELGEGGQKGEGGAPGPQGPSGAPGPVGPTGVTGPKGARGAQGAPGATGFPGAAGRVGPPGPNGNPGAAGPAGSAGKDGPKGARGDGGPPGRQGDAGLRGPAGSQGEKGEPGEDGPPGADGPSGPMGLAGSRGIVGLPGQRGERGFPGLPGPSGEPGKQGSPGSGGDRGPPGPVGPPGLSGPAGEPGREGTPGSDGPPGRDGATGVKGERGNTGPAGAPGAPGAPGAPGPVGPLGKQGDRGEAGAQGPGGPPGPGGARGMAGPQGPRGDKGEAGETGERGQKGHRGFTGLQGLPGPPGPAGDSGASGPAGPSGAKGPPGPNGPAGKDGSNGTPGPIGPPGPRGRSGESGPAGPPGNAGPPGPPGPPGPGIDMSAFAGLGQTEKSPDPLRYMRADEASSSLRQHDVEVDSTLKSLNNQIENLRSPDGSQKNPARTCRDLKLCHPEWKSGDYWVDPNIGSTADAIKVFCNMETGETCVYPSIARVPQKNWWTSKSKDRKHVWFGETMNGGFHFSYAQDGPAANAAAVQLTFLRLLSTEASQNLTYHCKNSVAYMDQATGNLKKALLLQGSNDVEIRAEGNSRFTYGVLEDGCKKHTGRWGKTVFEYKTQKTSRLPIVDIAPMDIGGADQEFGVDVGAVCFL from the exons AGACAATCGGCGCCAGG GGCCAGAAAGGTGAACCAGGAGAGATCGCAGAT GTTGTAGGACCAAAAGGACCACCAGGGCCTATG GGCCCCCCAGGTGAGCAGGGATCACGCGGAGAGGCTGGCGCTAAGGGTGATAAG GGAAATGCTGGACCACGAGGAAGAGATGGTGAGCCTGGCACCCCTGGAAACCCCGGACCCCCCGGCCCACCTGGACCACCAGGACTTGGAGGA aacTTTGCTGCTCAGATGGCTGGAGGTTTCGATGAGAAGGCTGGAGGCGCTCAGATGGGTGTGATGCAAGGACCAATG GGTCCCATGGGTCCTCGTGGTCCCCCCGGGCCTTCTGGAGCTCCT GGACCACAAGGTTTCCAAGGTGGCCCTGGAGAGGCTGGAGAGCCTGGTGCAGCT GGACCAATCGGACCTCGTGGACCACCTGGACCTTCTGGAAAACCTGGAAGTGAT GGTGAGGCTGGCAAACCTGGAAAAGCTGGTGAGCGTGGACCTTCAGGGCCTCAG GGAGCTCGTGGATTCCCTGGAACTCCTGGACTTCCAGGAATCAAAGGACACAGA GGTCACCCTGGTCTGGATGGAGCTAAGGGAGAAAATGGAGCTGCAGGAGCCAAG GGTGAATCTGGTGCTTCAGGAGAGAATGGTGCCCCTGGACCCATG GGTCCACGTGGTCTGCCTGGTGAGAGAGGACGTCCCGGTGCTGCTGGATCTGCA GGTGCCCGTGGAAATGATGGCTTGCCTGGTCCTGCTGGTCCACCT GGGCCTGTTGGTCCTGCTGGGGCCCCCGGTTTCCCAGGATCTCCAGGAGCCAAG GGAGAAGCTGGTCCAACCGGTGCCCGTGGATCTGAAGGAGCACAGGGACCCCGTGGAGAGGCCGGTACTCCAGGATCTCCCGGACCTGCTGGTGCATCG GGTAACCCTGGTACTGATGGTATTCCTGGAGCTAAAGGATCTGCT GGTGCTTCTGGTATTGCTGGTGCTCCTGGATTCCCCGGCCCCCGTGGCCCACCTGGACCCCAGGGAGCAACAGGACCTCTTGGGCCAAAGGGACAGTCT GGAGACCCTGGTCTTCCTGGATTCAAAGGTGAAGCTGGACCCAAAGGAGATCTT GGACCCGCTGGTCCTCAAGGTGCCCCTGGCCCTGCTGGtgaggaaggaaagagaggCGCCAGAGGAGAGCCTGGAGCTGCTGGACCACTTGGACCTCCAGGAGAGAGA GGAGCCCCTGGTAACCGTGGTTTCCCAGGTCAGGATGGTCTTGCTGGTGCTAAG GGTGTTCCTGGTGAACGCGGTGTCCCTGGCGCTGTTGGGCCTAAAGGTGCTGGTGGAGACCCTGGACGCACAGGAGAGGCCGGCCTTCCCGGAGCCAGA GGTCTTACTGGTCGTCCCGGAGATGCTGGTCCTCAAGGCAAAGTTGGACCCTCT GGTGCCGCTGGTGAGGATGGTCGCCCTGGCCCACCTGGCCCTCAGGGAGCCCGTGGACAGCCAGGAGTGATGGGATTCCCTGGACCAAAAGGAGCCAAT GGCGAAGCTGGAAAGCCAGGAGAGAAGGGTCTTGTGGGTCGTCCTGGTCTGAGA GGTCTGCCTGGAAAAGATGGTGAGACTGGTTCTTCTGGACCTTCTGGCCCTGCT GGacctgctggagagagaggagagcaaggACAACCTGGACCTTCTGGCTTCCAG GGACTACCTGGACCACCTGGTTCCCCTGGCGAGGCTGGAAAACCTGGAGACCAG GGTGTTCCTGGAGAGGGCGGAGTTCCTGGTGCTGTTGGAGCTAGA GGTGAACGTGGTTTCCCTGGTGAGAGGGGTGGTGCTGGAGCTCAGGGTCTTCAGGGACCTCGTGGACTTCCTGGAACACCTGGAACTGATGGACCCAAG GGAGCCATTGGACCAGCTGGTGCTGCTGGACCCCAGGGACCCCCCGGCCTACAGGGAATGCCTGGAGAGAGAGGAACTGGTGGTATCCCAGGAGCCAAGGGAGACAGA GGTGACAACGGACAGAAAGGACCTGAGGGAGCTCCTGGAAAGGACGGTTCTAGA GGTTTGACTGGTCCCATTGGTCCTCCTGGCCCATCTGGACCCAACGGCGCCAAG GGTGAGACTGGACCTACTGGCCCTACTGGTGCTACTGGCGTTCGTGGTGCTCCT GGTGACCGCGGTGAGGGTGGCCCTCCTGGTCCTGCTGGATTTGCTGGACCTCCT GGTGCAGATGGTCAGCCTGGTGCCAAGGGAGAGCTTGGTGAGGGTGGACAGAAGGGAGAAGGTGGTGCTCCTGGACCTCAAGGACCATCTGGAGCTCCTGGACCTGTG gGACCTACTGGTGTAACTGGACCTAAAGGAGCACGTGGTGCTCAGGGAGCTCCT ggtGCTACTGGTTTCCCTGGTGCTGCTGGCAGAGTTGGACCTCCTGGCCCTAAT GGAAACCCTGGCGCTGCTGGccctgctggttctgctggtaAAGATGGACCAAAGGGTGCTCGTGGTGATGGCGGTCCCCCAGGAAGACAGGGAGACGCTGGGCTTCGCGGCCCTGCTGGCTCAcaaggagagaaaggagagccTGGAGAGGATGGACCTCCT GGTGCTGATGGGCCTTCAGGTCCTATGGGTCTGGCTGGATCCCGTGGTATTGTTGGTCTGCCTGGACAGCGTGGAGAGAGAGGCTTCCCTGGTCTCCCCGGACCTTCC GGAGAGCCTGGTAAACAAGGATCTCCTGGCTCTGGTGGTGACCGTGGACCTCCTGGACCTGTAGGACCCCCTGGACTTTCTGGACCTGCTGGAGAGCCTGGTAGAGAG GGTACCCCCGGATCAGATGGACCTCCTGGTAGAGATGGAGCTACTGGAGTCAAG GGAGAGAGAGGTAACACTGGTCCTGCTGGCGCCCCTGGAGCTCCTGGTGCCCCCGGAGCCCCCGGACCTGTTGGACCCCTCGGCAagcagggagacagaggagaggct GGCGCTCAAGGACCTGGCGGACCCCCTGGACCCGGTGGAGCTAGAGGAATGGCT GGACCACAAGGACCTCGTGGAGACAAGGGAGAGGCTGGTGAGACTGGAGAGAGGGGACAGAAGGGTCACCGTGGATTCACCGGTCTGCAGGGTCTTCCTGGACCTCCT GGTCCCGCTGGAGACAGTGGAGCCTCCGGACCTGCAGGACCAAGCGGAGCTAAG GGACCACCTGGACCAAACGGACCTGCTGGCAAAGATGGATCAAATGGAACACCCGGTCCCATCGGACCCCCTGGACCTCGGGGACGTTCTGGAGAATCTGGTCCTGCT GGTCCTCCTGGTAATGCCGGACCCCCTGGTCCTCCTGGTCCTCCCGGCCCTGGCATCGACATGTCTGCCTTCGCCGGTCTGGGCCAGACTGAGAAGTCCCCCGATCCTCTCAGGTACATGAGAGCTGATGAGGCCTCCAGCTCCCTGAGACAGCACGACGTGGAGGTCGATTCCACACTCAAGTCCCTCAACAACCAGATTGAGAACCTGCGCAGCCCCGACGGCTCCCAGAAGAACCCTGCTCGCACCTGCAGAGACCTGAAACTGTGCCACCCTGAGTGGAAGAGCG GTGACTACTGGGTTGATCCCAACATTGGCAGCACAGCTGATGCCATCAAAGTTTTCTGTAACATGGAGACAGGAGAGACCTGCGTCTACCCAAGCATCGCCAGGGTACCACAGAAGAACTGGTGGACCAGCAAGAGCAAGGACCGCAAGCACGTCTGGTTCGGAGAGACCATGAACGGAGGATTCCAC TTCAGCTACGCTCAGGACGGCCCTGCTGCCAACGCTGCAGCAGTCCAGCTGACCTTCTTGAGGCTTCTGTCCACTGAAGCATCCCAGAACCTCACTTACCACTGCAAGAACAGCGTTGCCTACATGGACCAGGCCACAGGCAACCTGAAGAAGGCTTTGCTGCTGCAGGGCTCCAACGATGTGGAGATCCGCGCAGAGGGCAACAGTCGCTTCACATACGGCGTGCTGGAGGATGGCTGCAAG aaacacacaggccGGTGGGGCAAGACTGTCTTTGagtacaaaacacagaaaacctCCCGTCTGCCAATCGTGGACATTGCTCCTATGGACATCGGAGGAGCGGATCAGGAGTTCGGAGTGGATGTAGGCGCAGTCTGCTTCTTGTAA